Genomic DNA from Setaria italica strain Yugu1 chromosome V, Setaria_italica_v2.0, whole genome shotgun sequence:
ggggagagagagagagtgaggggaagagagagaggggaggggggcagggGGGAAAGTGGTAGtgggggaccactttttagtccatttagtccattttagctacccCCAAGTGACTAAATGATTAGTGGGGGGCTNNNNNNNNNNNNNNNNNNNNNNNNNNNNNNNNNNNNNNNNNNNNNNNNNNNNNNNNNNNNNNNNNNNNNNNNNNNNNNNNNNNNNNNNNNNNNNNNNNNNAGGGCCTTAGGCATAAGAGATCCGTGCTACTTAAGAAAGAACAAATACATCAATTAAGTTGAAGGATTTGATGCCCCAACATCGAAAAAGTCATCAACCGCAGCTGCAACAACACTTTTTGGTCCATGTAATGTGATCAAATGACCATTCAGAAGGTAATATGGTAGCAGGCTAGCTGTAGCAGACTGACAGAAATATATCAGGAGCAGGCTAAATGAAGCCGGTCCAGCATGTTATATTTCTACCAACTGTTGTAACAACATTTTGCAATTTTACTGAGTTGAAAAGAAAGGAGAACATTTACAGTTTGAACTAAGGATCCCTATCAAGTTGCAAATTTCATCATGGTAAACAGATtgtgaaaaaaatcaaaatcattTAACAAAGAACCAATGCAAGATCTCAACTTGCACGGCAAGGCCTGATTCAGAAACATGTCTAAAGTTAGTGTGGCATACCTAAACTAAGATATAAATGTAAAAACCACCCTGCATGTCACTTGGGGTTTGATTTCCTCCCCCATAAACTATTTTGTTATAAATGCCCATCCCCTACtctattatattttaaaaaaacacCGGATGCGTGCATACTTAATTGACTGCGACCATTTTCATTAATTAGAATAATCTCAATTCCTTTTTGGAGATTCCACCAAAAGGTATTTAGGCTGATTCATCATGTGAAATCAAATTATAAATTGAGGGAAAATATGGAAGTCCTGTATACAACCAACTCAAATTGGGAAGGACACCATTGCATATTTGACCTCTTTTCATCCGTTCATGGAAAAAAAGAGTCTGCTCTGCCAAATGCTTAAAACCGCTTCAACTTAGATAGTGTTATTTGGTGGCGGAATGTGTGATTGcactctttgtttggttgcattcTGGTAACGCAATTAGATTACGGTGTGGGTGCtgtatctgattacggtgggggaagaagggtaacaagcttgtatagtatagatattatttagatAAAGGATtagattacagtgtcaattgattacaaaccaccacAACAAAAATATATGTACAGTAATTAGATTACGTTACAACGTTACAACGTTACACTCGAGCCAACCAAAGACCACCAGAATCAATTTTTGCAGGAACCGAAACCTTGCAAACACACCCTGTATAAGCTACAGCTACCTACTAATCCCACGCCACCTGTGCATGCATGTGCTGTCCGTTCCTCAGATTCTCTTGTCATCCCAATCGTATAGCTTACCTACCCACCCCCACTACCCCAGTGCTACTTCCTGGAGCAAATATTCTTTACTCGCATAGGCAAGCTTTGCTTTAGGGTGTGTGTGGTTCAGTAACCGCTTTAGGGTTTGTGTGGTTCATAACTAAAGTGTAgtaagacaaaaaaaaaacactagtaCTCGTATGACAGACGATAAAGAGAAGAAAGCACTATTCATTTTCCAAGCATGCAGAAAGGACAATGAAGTGATTTTACTTCACCTTTGACATCTTCTCCCTCAGAAATATATCTATagtcccgtttggatacacaatgctaaattttagcatagTGCTAAActtttagcaccctcaaatggagtgctaaagtttagcacttggggttgtttggatagtgagaaatgactacattgtcCTCATTTATGACTAGcttgggaaaaagtggagaggagagagagggggcaactaGGGAAAAAGTAGTCTTAGGGACCACTTTTAGtacccattagcaccttttagcaccccttgggtgtgctaaaaaaaacaagggtgctaaactttagcactcaccttttagcacccctgtttggaagttcaagtgctaaaagtgtgctaaaagtgaggtgctaaagtttaacacccctttccaaacacccctatcTCGTTAGCGGTTGAGGATTGCGCGCGACGACCGACGAGTGGCACGCGGTGGGAATGGTAACTTCGAGCGGCGGCTGTGAGCCCAGCGGAGCCGACCGTTCGcgtaaaaaataataataatactaAGGCAACGTATCAGGACCAGGTGCAAACTAACTAATCTGTGCAAATTTGGAAACTAGAAACCAGAATCACAGGATGACAATCCAATGGATATGGTGAGAGGTGAGACTATTTTACGCTTAAGCCCCTGCTgccagccttttttttttctaaaacccCCTGCCCCTTCCGATTCCATCAGGCGATTCCACCGCCAGGCCCCCTCGCGAGGGCCGCCAGGGGATTCCGCTGCCAGGCCCCCGTCGCCCCTGCCCTCGCCAGCCTGGTCCCCGTTGCCCCCGCCCGCTTTCTGGCCGTCCAACGTTCGCCAGGCCCCCTCGCGAGCGCCGCCAGGCCCGTCGCCCCTACCAAAAGCAGTATGTAGAATCAGTTTGCTACATTTTTATGTACCTTTTTATGTACTTGAAGATCCCAAATGCAAATTCAAGTCTTGCACAGCAGTTTGAATGCAGGTACATCCACTTGTGCATGCAGAAGTTCAGTAGCAATGTGGTTGAGAAATGCCTGAAAGTGTTAAAGGAGGCTGACAAGGCGAAGATCATACTCGAActccatgccatgccatgccacaATTGTAGCAGTTGCTTCAGCACCCATACGCAAACTACTTAGGACCAGTCCATACTGCAAGAGGATGTACTCTCGAGCTTTGCTAAAGaagtgatgaactgatgacaGTTTGTCAGCATGTAACAAGAGCAATTTGTTGTCTTGTGTTAATTTTGGATTTCAAAAGGCATAAAGATGATCACAAAATAGATGTGTATAATTAGTATTCTTTGGTCATGCACTTCTACCTGTACCTGTACTTCACACACTGCTTGTGTCTGGTGTTGCATAAGCCATCTGTGATGGATAAGTTCAACTGAACAAGCCTTTGCCACAAACTATCTTATCTCTGATGTTTTGTTCTCTAGTTTTTTGTCAGATTCTTAGCATCGACTGATGCAAGGATTCCCCAGTTTTTTGTCAGATTTGTGCATTAGTTGGTGTGTAAGTGGAAATACAGGATAGTAATGACTGATGAGCATTGGTCTTTCAGGATCTTGCTGAATTTCGGATGTGTGTATGTTCCAAAATTATGGCATTACTACAACTGTTTTCATTACTATAACTGTTCCACGAAAACGAACTCACACACGAAAAAGAAAGGTCACGAAAAACAACTCACACACACGCCGGAGCCAAACAGGACCTCGCAGATGGCCGAACGCACACAAAAACGAACTTGGCGAGCACACCAGGTCGAGCAATGGCCTTGATGGTGTGGGCCGTGTCCTGGCGGAGCTTGGAGTCGAGGACGGCGAGGTCGACGCCCCGGCCCCAGTCGCTCTCCACCACGTCAACATCGAAGCTCAGGCGCTGCTGATGGTCAATCCACAGCAGGCTGAACTGGCCGATCAGGAACAACATGATGCGGTCACCCAGGGACAGCGTATTCATCAGTGCGCTCTCCTACGCTCCCGTCCCTGCAACGCGAGCCACGACGAGTGTGCTCAGTGCTCACACGATCGAGTTGCATCGGCATCTCTCCATGAACacaggcagatgaagaagattaaGGTACCAGTGGTCGGGATAATGaaggtggtgctggtggtggtcttGAAGATCTCCTTGACGTCCTCCAGGAGGATCTTGGTGAGGACGGCAAGGCCGGTGAGCGGTAGTCCTCGTTTCGGCGACTCGCTCACGATGGGGCACGCGAAAAGGAACCTGGCGGCGCACTCGTGGCTCGCTCGGTCGCGATGGGAATGGTGTGGCAGAATCCCTGTGGGCACATGCTAGGAGGCAGGGAGTTTTTAGAAATAAAGGCTGGCAGGTGGGGGGATTTGAGCGCAAAATAGTCCCATCTCTCACCCATCCATTGGATTGACCTCCTGATACGTTGCCGGCCAAAATAGGCCGAACATTTTAGTTTACATTTAGATCCAACAACACACACACAAGAATCCCGCCCGGGGGGGCGGNNNNNNNNNNNNNNNNNNNNNNNNNNNNNNNNNNNNNNNNNNNNNNNNNNNNNNNNNNNNNNNNNNNNNNNNNNNNNNNNNNNNNNNNNNNNNNNNNNNNNNNNNNNNNNNNNNNNNNNNNNNNNNNNNNNNNNNNNNNNNNNNNNNNNNNNNNNNNNNNNNNNNNNNNNNNNNNNNNNNNNNNNNNNNNNNNNNNNNNNNNNNNNNNNNNNNNNNNNNNNNNNNNNNNNNNNNNNNNNNNNNNNNNNNNNNNNNNNNNNNNNNNNNNNNNNNNNNNNNNNNNNNNNNNNNNNNNNNNNNNNNNNNNNNNNNNNNNNNNNNNNNNNNNNNNNNNNNNNNNNNNNNNNNNNNNNNNNNNNNNNNNNNNNNNNNNNNNNNNNNNNNNNNNNNNNNNNNNNNNNNNNNNNNNNNNNNNNNNNNNNNNNNNNNNNNNNNNNNNNNNNNNNNNNNNNNNNNNNNNNNNNNNNNNNNNNNNNNNNNNNNNNNNNNNNNNNNNNNNNNNNNNNNNNNNNNNNNNNNNNNNNNNNNNNNNNNNNNNNNNNNNNNNNNNNNNNNNNNNNNNNNNNNNNNNNNNNNNNNNNNNNNNNNNNNNNNNNNNNNNNNNNNNNNNNNNNNNNNNNNNNNNNNNNNNNNNNNNNNNNNNNNNNNNNNNNNNNNNNNNNNNNNNNNNNNNNNNNNNNNNNNNNNNNNNNNNNNNNNNNNNNNNNNNNNNNNNNNNNNNNNNNNNNNNNNNNNNNNNNNNNNNNNNNACAAGCGGGTCGGGCCATCCGTCCGTGAGGGCCGACGGGTCAGAAACATCCAATAGTCCAGCCCATCTTGTCCGGCCGCCTCCCCGTCTCCTTCCTAATCCCTTTCCTCCCCGTCTCCGACTcgatctctcctctctcccaccgACGACTCTTCTTCCTCGCCTCCCTCCAGCTCGTCTTACCTCACCTCACCTAGGGTTTCGAATcccagctcgccgccgtcgccatggaCGAGTAAGTATCCCTTTAGCTCCGctccctctcccctctctccctaGGGTTTCGTCGTCTCACCCTGATTCCCTTCCTCGATCCGCCCCCGCAGCCTCTtcgacgaggacggcgaggcGCTCATGGACCCCGATGCGCGGGATCCTTCCCCCGAGCCGGAGCCCTACGTGGGCCTAGAGGACGAcctgggcgacggcgacgactggAACCGCGAGCGCTCCCCGACCCCCGtccacggcgacgacggcggggcGGGATCCTCCTCCAAGCCCCGGAAGCGTCTCCTcaagaagggcggcggcggcggcgatggcatgCCTGGCGACGACGGGCTGGAGGACTTTGGGTTGGAGGACGCGGACGCGGACCCCGCGGCGGaggccaagaagaggaagggCTCGTCGGCGCTGAGGGACCTCGCCAGGGGCGGTGCTggcaaggagaagaaggagaagaagagaaggagggaggacgACGGGAGGGGGAGGGACAGTGGGATGGCGAGGGAGAAGCGGGGGtcaggaggaggggggaggggtggcggcggggaggtccAGGATGATGGAGAGAGGGAGATCCAGGAGCTCTGGGATACCATTGCCGGTGGTGACTCGGAGGTAATTTTGATTGCGTTCTATGTCTCAATTTCATTAAGCTATTTTCACTTCTAGTTGACTTTCTTACTTCTTGGATGCCCTTTCTGTGTGTATCTCTAGTAGCTCGTTAGAGCTACCCTGAGATTTGTGTGAAAGGCtattggaaaattgaaattcTGTTGACATCAGAGAGATCACTCGTGTCTCTTGAAGGATATCATAATGCTTCCTAGCAATATACTAGAAATTTTTATCAGTCAATTGACTTTGGAATTGTTAAGTGGTGGTCATTGGCTGAGTTTTTCTTGATGGTGATGCGATCATTGATTTAGTTTGTATAGCAGTGATGTTGGTTCATCCAGAAGCTATTTGTTTCCTAGGGAATTCAGATTGTTCTTCTATTGTAATGTTTATAGCCAGTCCTTTGTGATCAGGTGTATTTTAGATAGCATCTCCACTATTTTCATGTAGTATTTTTAAAGTAAACTTTGTAGGCTATTTAGATGTCAAATGTGGTGCTTGGTTATATGATGGTCTATTTATATGCCTCTTATTAATTTTGCAAGTTAGTATTTTGCTTATGAGAGAACTTATAGAGCTGTATAATCTGTTTGTGATATCTTATTTCCAAGGAAGATAGTATAACTAGAATGCTGCTCCGTTGAATTCTGTTTATGGAAGATACCTTAACTTTATTTTTAGATGACATGGCAATTGAGGGCTTCTTTGTAGAGATACGGTTTAAGGTGATAATGCATCTAGTGGGTTATCATTATTAGTTTTTATCTCAGTTCttgcatttctttttctttatagaAAATTGCTTACGCAGATTGGGTTGTGTAAAAAGGTTAGGTGCATATCAATTATCAAATCAGATCATCGTAACTTGTTAGCTGCAATACCACTTTACCAGCTTTTAATTCCTTTTAGCTGCTACTTCCATTGTCTTGGACATACTAACACTCACCACATGCCATTTAAATCTGGTGGAGCAGGATGACCAAGAAGGCGTTAGAACTGTAGATGATGATAATTTCATTGATGACACTGGGGTTGATCCAGCTGATCGGTATGGTAGTGATAATGAGCGGCATTCTCCTGGACGCTATGCACAGGTATTTGCTCTTAATTGCTCAGGTGCCCCAGAGCATATTTTTTGCACTCTTTGAAGACAAATTGTCATAGTACTCGTAGATGTTTAATCAAATGTCCATTAGTTCATTTTATCATACCTCTGTTGTGTTGCATGCGAATCACTGTAGTGACTATATTAACCAAAGGAATTGGCTGCAGTTCCCTATTAACCAAAGCATGATATTAGAGATCCACTTCATAATCTTACTGAATTTTGTAGAAGCTTTAGGGGTTTAGTCTtatgataaaagctaaaaccaTGGTTGTGTCGTACCCTTGTTGGGTCGATTACATCTGCTGATTTCTTGTCCATGACACTATGCCATCTTATGAGTTGTCCAAATCAATATATGTACTCTTGCTACAGAATAGTACCAGAtggtttatcttttttttttccctattaTCACTGATAATATGGATTGATTCTTTACTATAGGCTGAGGAGGGTGAGGAGGATGACGAAATTGAGCGACTCTTTAAGGGTAataataagaagaagaagaatgatcGCCCACGTGCAGATATTGGTCTTATAGTGGAACAATTCATTGCTGAGTTTGAGgtagcagctgaagaagatgcaAACTTGAACAGGCAATCAAAACCAGCCATTAACAAACTTGTGAAGCTTCCTCTGCTCATAGATGTTCTCTCCAAGTAAGATATCTGGAGCCTTGTATTGTCAGTACCTATTGCTATTTTTATAAAGCTAacactaatattttttttgttcataTCTGTTGAACAGGAAGAATCTTCAGCAGGAATTTCTTGATCATGGAGTTCTCACACTTCTAAAAAATTGGCTCGAGCCGTTGCCTGATGGAAGCATGCCAAACATGAATATTCGATCTGCTGTGCTGAAATTATTAGCTGATGTAGGCACCTATTTCCTTCTCTACATTTTGCATTGTAGAACCTTGTTCTTGCATAAGAACCTAGTTGTCTGGTTTATGTTTTGATGGCTCCTAAAAATTTAATTGCTAATGAAAGTTTTATGCCTCTTGTAGTTTCCAATTGACCTGGAACAACATGACAGAAGAGAGCAGCTTAAGAAAAGTGGTCTGGGAAAGGTACACTTCTTTTTGGCTTGCGTGGTGCCGTGGTCGCTCTGATGTATTGTTTTTTGAGATTATGTGTTATGTGCTAAACCTATCCATGATGCATGTTTAGGTCATTATGTTTTTGTCCAAATCCGATGAGGAGACTACTGCAAATAGGAAATTAGCTAAGGAGCTGGTTGACAAATGGGTAAGTCTGTGTTCACAGTACACGCATCATCTGTGCGCTTGTTTACTGTCAAGGGTTCTCTAATTGGtacttgtaaaaaaaaaattcagagtcGACCAATATTCAACAAGAGCACAAGATTTGAGGATATGAGGAGATATGATGATGAAAGAGCACCTTACAGGCGGCCACAAATGAAGAAGTAAGAGCATGCAGTTATTGGCCATCTGAATACTGCAGTCTTCTTATCCTGTATATTACAGACGTATGTTGTATTCTTATTGGTTATCCTTTCTGTCATGAAGGCCTTCGTCAAGTAGCTCTGGAATGGAATCTAGAGATGATGATCTTGATGCTGACTTCTCACAGTAAGTCTGATAATTCATCATATTTTTTTACCTTTGATGCATGGATGCAGGTTTTTGTCACCATTTTCTAATTTTTGGGTTAATCTATTTTATGCTTTGTATTTAGACGCAAGTCTGGGCAAAGTAGTTCAAGGCAGCATGCTTCTAGGCCAGAAGCCTCGCCTTTGGACTTTGTCATTCGTCCACAATCCAAAATTGATCCTGAGCAGATACGGGCTCGTGCTAAGCAGGCTGTCCAAGACCAGCGCCGGCTGAAGGTCTTCCTCGCATCATCAAAACTTTTTAGTTTTGTCTGCCTGTTATCAGCTGGTTTAGGTTCTGCCATGCTTGTTAACTGATGAAGTGGGACTGACTGAGCAACAATTAATTGTTCTTGTTGGAATTGCAGATGAACAAGAAATTGCAGCAGCTGAAAGCGCCCAAGAAGAAAAACCTTCAGGCGTCGAAGCTCAGTGTGGAAGGCCGTGGGATGGTCAAGTACCTGTAGACCATCCACTCTGGCATACACAGCCAGCAGCACCCCTGCACAAGATGGTTGTGCCTGCTGGGGGATTGCTGAGCTAGTATGAAGCACACCCTGCCACCAGGCAGGGGCCAATTGCTCGGCATTCAATAATTGCTTGGACTCCAAGTATTTTTCTTGCCTGGTAGGgtgcaacagatgggttcagaAACTTCGTTGTGGAGGCATATACTATGAGCGTGCATGAATATAGCATTTTTCAAGCAGAGAAGTTCCTTTATACTGTATAAATGTTTTGTCATGCTTATAAGTTAACTGGATCCGATCAGGCTGTATGTTGAGTTGGGTTGAGGTTTCGTTTGTTTGTACCTGAAGAAACGTTATGTCTTATGAATCAAACATAGTGCGACAACTGGTTAATTGTGCTTAATGGTTACCGCGTACCAGACTGTAACTTGATTTTGTTAAGTGATATAATGCTTTCTTGATTTTTCATCTTGCTGTGTATGGAAGGTCTCAGGGGGTTTCGATTGCATGACTGGTGTTTGACAGCACTTAGCCTTATATGTGGTGGTCATTatagcaaaaaaaatattttaaaccGAAACCCACATTCAAATTTTGCCCACATTCTGCCAATTGTCGAGATGAAGATCAATTCAATAAAATGGTGTGCGTTACTATTATCCATGGATGGACCATGGGCTGGCAGTCTTTTTCAGGCTGTACCAAACGCAGTGTGATGCGGACGGGCAAATCTACCTGATCGGGATATTCTCTGTCACGTACGTCAAGGAAAGGCAGTTCACGGACCAAGTCGTTAGCTGACAGCGACATGGTAGTTTGGCCATCTTTATTCGTGTGTTTCGTAGCGGTTAATGCAGTTGAAAGCAGGTATAGTGATCTCGTAGCAGTCAGTACACGAAGAAAGTAATGGCGAGATTTGAGATGGGCCATACGTACATCtttcaattcaaaattcaaatcatatccttttaaaaaaaaattcaaatcatATCACCCGAAATTTATGCTCTCTTTTGGTTGCCCTTAGTGGACAAGCACGCAAGAGTGAAATGGTCGTCGCAGAACGTTAAGATCTAGGTTTATGAATTTTCCGAGGAGCAGAAATCAATTGAAAAAATATTTCGAAGCTGAATATTTTCGAATTATTAATAAAATCGCTAAACATGATTAGGCTCCATCAGCCCTTACCATTTCCGCCGGCTGAGAAAATACTAAAAATAGAGGTCATTCTTCTTCTCCGTCCTTTCCATCCCAGGTCGGCAGGTCGCCACCGCGTCCCccgtcctcctcccctcccccctcctccgcgCCATCTCCACCACGAGGCAACACGCGCCAACGACCCTCCCGAGCCGCAGAATCCCGCCCCCCGCGGTCGCATTCCGCGCGCCGCCACCCAGGTTCCAGCCGCCCacgcggcccccgccgccggccgcgccatgCCGCGGCGGGGAGAGACGGCGGTGGTCCCCATTGACgtgaccagcggcggcggcggcggcaccggaggaggaggtcaGGAGCGGCCCAAGAGCGAGCGCCACCGGAGCCACGGCCCGGGCCACCACGGCCGCCACGGCCCGCACCACCAGCACCggagccgcccgccgccgccgccgccgcccgcgttCCGCCCGTTCCGGCGGTGGTTCCCGTTCCTCGTGCCGCTCTTCATCGTCGCCAATGTCGTCCTCTTCGTCCTCACCATGTACGTCAACGACTGCCCCGCGCACGCCCAGGCCACCGGCGCCGCGATAGGGGGATCCGTCGGCGAGAGCGCCACCGCGCAGGGCTGCTGGCTCGTGCCGGAGCTCGGCAGGTTCGCGTTCCAGTCGTTCAAGGAGAACCCCCTCGTCGGCCCCTCCTCCGCCACGTAATGCACTATTCAATCTGCCCAAATTTGGATCTTTCTGCAGTTTGCTCGGGTTAGGTTATTGCTTTAGATGCGTGCAGTGTGAGAGATTGTGCAGATCGTATGAAATGTGCTTCCGTTATGGCCTTCCGTTTTTAAATGCGCATATCTTATGAAATTGCTTGTATCGAAGTCTTTTGAGACAGGAATTTCTGTCACTATTCCTTTTCTCTTCCGGCgaaaatccttttcttttctttttttaaataatCATCACAGTTTGTTCGTATTGAATTTTATGAATATCCTAAacactaatatttttttaatcaattGAGGTTGGAGGTTTTGGAATGCGATATTTCTGATACACTTGCTGGTCCAAACAATTGCCAGTTGATCGGGAATTTTGCTGGTTTAACTATTCAGTGGTGAACGGAATTTCTGATACACTTGCATGCGATATTTCTGATACACTTGCAACACTTGGCTGATGTAATGTTCTGAACAAGATTGGAGATTACATACTATTTTTCGTAGGGTTAAATTACTAAAGGTGGTCTAAGTGGATGATCTTAGTAGTCAGCTACTTGTTTACCATCTTGTTcttatcaaagaaagaaattttaTTTCTTTGTACTGGCATATGGGAGAGATCCTGTCAATCCATATCATGTACAGTATCATGGATTGAATAGTTTTCTTCCTAAAATAAAACAATTGTTTATATGCAAATCTTAGACCCAGTGAGGAAGCAATTGCAGTCATACAAAGTTACCATTGTGTGCTGTTCTATAACTTTGTTAAACCTTATTGTTTGATAATGTATTTAGGGTCACTTCCCCCtattgagattttttttcttgttataCCCTCAGGTAGCAGTACTTTGATTTTTCTCCTGCTTATTGATATAATCTTGATAGCTTGTAGGTTCAACTAACATATGTGTCATTCCCCAGGTTGTTGAAAATGGGG
This window encodes:
- the LOC101773803 gene encoding protein IWS1 homolog 1, with protein sequence MDDLFDEDGEALMDPDARDPSPEPEPYVGLEDDLGDGDDWNRERSPTPVHGDDGGAGSSSKPRKRLLKKGGGGGDGMPGDDGLEDFGLEDADADPAAEAKKRKGSSALRDLARGGAGKEKKEKKRRREDDGRGRDSGMAREKRGSGGGGRGGGGEVQDDGEREIQELWDTIAGGDSEDDQEGVRTVDDDNFIDDTGVDPADRYGSDNERHSPGRYAQAEEGEEDDEIERLFKGNNKKKKNDRPRADIGLIVEQFIAEFEVAAEEDANLNRQSKPAINKLVKLPLLIDVLSKKNLQQEFLDHGVLTLLKNWLEPLPDGSMPNMNIRSAVLKLLADFPIDLEQHDRREQLKKSGLGKVIMFLSKSDEETTANRKLAKELVDKWSRPIFNKSTRFEDMRRYDDERAPYRRPQMKKPSSSSSGMESRDDDLDADFSQRKSGQSSSRQHASRPEASPLDFVIRPQSKIDPEQIRARAKQAVQDQRRLKMNKKLQQLKAPKKKNLQASKLSVEGRGMVKYL